One Agrococcus jenensis genomic region harbors:
- the trpD gene encoding anthranilate phosphoribosyltransferase encodes MDRLLTWPVVLETLLEGEDLAIRQAEWAMAEIVSGRATEAQMGGFLIALRSKGVVAEELVGFRDAVLEAAVPLPGDTRLVDIVGTGGDRQHTVNISTTASIVVAAAGVPVLKHGNRAVSSSSGASDVLEALGLVPADEDPAAVRRILEEAGISFAWATRFHPGFRHAGPVRAQLGVPTVFNVLGPLVNPARPEVTLVGVADKRVIEQFVGVFATRGATALVVRGEDGLDELTTTGHSELWEVARGDVVEHDIDPRELGIPRAQLDDLRGGSAEHNAEVLRRTLAGEQGAVRDIVLLNAAAALVAWRLDGDVRQKDRPLVERLAEELEVARTAIDSGAATRTLDAWRAAVR; translated from the coding sequence ATGGATCGCCTCTTGACCTGGCCAGTCGTGCTGGAGACGCTGCTCGAGGGGGAGGATCTCGCGATCCGACAGGCCGAGTGGGCCATGGCCGAGATCGTCTCCGGCCGTGCCACCGAGGCGCAGATGGGTGGCTTCCTCATCGCGCTGCGCAGCAAGGGCGTGGTGGCCGAGGAGCTCGTGGGCTTCCGGGACGCCGTGCTCGAGGCCGCCGTGCCGCTGCCCGGCGACACCCGCCTGGTCGACATCGTCGGCACCGGCGGCGACCGGCAGCACACCGTGAACATCTCGACGACCGCGAGCATCGTCGTGGCCGCCGCGGGCGTGCCCGTGCTCAAGCACGGCAACCGCGCCGTCTCGTCGTCCTCGGGTGCCTCCGACGTGCTCGAGGCGCTCGGTCTGGTGCCCGCCGACGAGGACCCCGCCGCCGTGCGCCGCATCCTCGAGGAGGCCGGCATCTCGTTCGCGTGGGCGACGCGCTTCCACCCCGGCTTCCGCCACGCCGGCCCGGTGCGCGCGCAGCTCGGCGTCCCGACCGTCTTCAACGTGCTCGGCCCGCTCGTCAACCCGGCGCGGCCGGAGGTGACGCTCGTCGGCGTCGCCGACAAGCGCGTCATCGAGCAGTTCGTCGGCGTCTTCGCGACCCGCGGCGCGACGGCGCTCGTCGTCCGTGGCGAGGACGGGCTCGACGAGCTCACGACGACCGGCCACTCGGAGCTCTGGGAGGTCGCGCGCGGCGACGTGGTCGAGCACGACATCGACCCGCGTGAGCTCGGCATCCCGCGGGCGCAGCTCGACGACCTCCGGGGCGGCTCCGCGGAGCACAACGCCGAGGTGCTGCGCCGCACGCTCGCGGGCGAGCAGGGCGCGGTGCGCGACATCGTGCTGCTCAACGCCGCCGCCGCGCTCGTCGCCTGGCGGCTCGACGGCGACGTGCGGCAGAAGGACCGCCCGCTCGTCGAGCGGCTGGCGGAGGAGCTGGAGGTCGCGCGCACGGCCATCGACTCCGGGGCAGCGACGCGCACGCTCGACGCGTGGCGCGCCGCCGTGCGCTGA
- the glpK gene encoding glycerol kinase GlpK, protein MNDYVIAIDQGTTSTRAILFDHSGSIVSTGQLEHEQIFPQAGWVEHDPKEIWNNTREVIGQALSKANVTRHNVKAIGITNQRETAVVWNKQTGEPVYNAIVWQDTRTQKIVDRLADGDTDRYKQKVGLPLATYFSGTKIVWILENVEGAREAAEAGDLLFGTTDCWVLWNLTGGVNGGVHATDVTNASRTLFMDLESLEWDDAILADFGVPRSMLPEIKSSSGEFGVAASESLLRETPITGILGDQQAATFGQAAFDKGEAKNTYGTGNFLIFNTGEEIVHSKNGLLTTVGYKIGDEPTHYALEGSIAVTGSLIQWLRDNLGLIPDAPAVEQLAKSVDDNGGAYFVPAFSGLFAPYWRPDARGALVGLTRYVNKGHIARAALEATAFQTAEVVDAVNADSGVDLTELKVDGGMIANDTLMQFQADMLRVPVIRPVVAETTALGAAYAAGLAVGFWTSLDELRQQWQEDRRWEPQMEQEARDRTYRNWKKAVQKTLDWVDDDVA, encoded by the coding sequence GTGAACGACTACGTCATCGCGATCGACCAGGGCACGACCTCGACTCGCGCCATCCTCTTCGACCACTCGGGGAGCATCGTCTCCACGGGCCAGCTCGAGCACGAGCAGATCTTCCCGCAGGCGGGCTGGGTCGAGCACGACCCGAAGGAGATCTGGAACAACACCCGCGAGGTCATCGGCCAGGCGCTCTCGAAGGCCAACGTCACCCGCCACAACGTGAAGGCGATCGGCATCACGAACCAGCGCGAGACGGCGGTGGTGTGGAACAAGCAGACCGGCGAGCCCGTCTACAACGCCATCGTCTGGCAGGACACCCGCACGCAGAAGATCGTCGACCGGCTCGCCGACGGCGACACCGACCGCTACAAGCAGAAGGTGGGCCTGCCGCTCGCGACCTACTTCTCGGGCACGAAGATCGTCTGGATCCTCGAGAACGTCGAGGGGGCCCGTGAGGCCGCGGAGGCGGGCGACCTGCTCTTCGGCACCACCGACTGCTGGGTGCTGTGGAACCTCACGGGCGGCGTCAACGGCGGCGTGCACGCGACCGACGTGACGAACGCGTCCCGCACGCTGTTCATGGACCTCGAGTCGCTCGAGTGGGACGACGCGATCCTCGCCGACTTCGGCGTGCCGCGCTCGATGCTGCCCGAGATCAAGTCGTCGTCCGGCGAGTTCGGCGTCGCGGCCTCCGAGTCGCTGCTGCGCGAGACGCCCATCACGGGCATCCTCGGCGACCAGCAGGCGGCGACGTTCGGCCAGGCGGCGTTCGACAAGGGCGAGGCGAAGAACACCTACGGCACCGGCAACTTCCTCATCTTCAACACGGGCGAGGAGATCGTCCACTCGAAGAACGGGCTGCTGACCACCGTCGGCTACAAGATCGGCGACGAGCCCACGCACTACGCGCTCGAGGGGTCGATCGCCGTCACGGGCTCGCTCATCCAGTGGCTGCGCGACAACCTGGGCCTCATCCCGGACGCCCCGGCGGTCGAGCAGCTCGCGAAGTCGGTCGACGACAACGGCGGTGCGTACTTCGTGCCGGCGTTCTCGGGCCTCTTCGCGCCCTACTGGCGGCCGGATGCGCGCGGCGCGCTCGTCGGCCTCACGCGGTACGTCAACAAGGGCCACATCGCGCGGGCCGCGCTCGAGGCGACCGCGTTCCAGACCGCCGAGGTGGTCGACGCGGTGAACGCCGACTCCGGCGTCGACCTCACCGAGCTCAAGGTCGACGGCGGCATGATCGCGAACGACACGCTCATGCAGTTCCAGGCCGACATGCTGCGGGTGCCCGTCATCCGCCCGGTCGTCGCGGAGACGACGGCGCTCGGCGCCGCCTACGCGGCCGGCCTCGCGGTCGGCTTCTGGACGTCGCTCGACGAGCTGCGCCAGCAGTGGCAGGAGGACCGCCGCTGGGAGCCGCAGATGGAGCAGGAGGCGCGCGACCGCACCTACCGCAACTGGAAGAAGGCCGTGCAGAAGACCCTCGACTGGGTCGACGACGACGTGGCCTGA
- a CDS encoding MIP/aquaporin family protein, with translation MEPNLGLVFLSELVGTAMLVLLGCGVVANVVLKGNKGYGGGFLMINFGWGLAVFAGVIVSAYSGAHLNPAVTFGLLARDLATGVDYNWAMLPVYLAAQFIGAFLGAVLCWLAYKQHFDIEEDPGAKLGTFSTGPGIRNNGWNLVTEIIGTFVLVFVVIGFSAQNGVEADVPAGLASLGALPVALLVVGIGASLGGPTGYAINPARDLGPRIAHALLPIKGKGASDWSYAWIPVAGPIIGGILAGLLAPTAIAGITGFAA, from the coding sequence ATGGAACCCAATCTCGGACTGGTATTCCTCTCAGAGCTGGTGGGCACCGCGATGCTCGTGCTGCTCGGCTGCGGCGTCGTGGCCAACGTCGTGCTGAAGGGCAACAAGGGCTACGGCGGCGGCTTCCTGATGATCAACTTCGGCTGGGGCCTCGCGGTCTTCGCCGGCGTGATCGTCTCGGCGTACTCGGGGGCGCACCTGAACCCCGCCGTCACCTTCGGCCTGCTCGCGCGCGACCTCGCGACCGGCGTCGACTACAACTGGGCGATGCTGCCCGTCTACCTCGCGGCGCAGTTCATCGGCGCCTTCCTCGGCGCCGTGCTGTGCTGGCTCGCCTACAAGCAGCACTTCGACATCGAGGAGGACCCGGGCGCGAAGCTCGGCACCTTCTCGACCGGCCCCGGCATCCGCAACAACGGCTGGAACCTCGTCACCGAGATCATCGGCACCTTCGTGCTCGTCTTCGTCGTGATCGGCTTCAGCGCACAGAACGGCGTCGAGGCCGACGTGCCCGCGGGGCTCGCCTCGCTCGGCGCGCTGCCTGTCGCGCTCCTCGTCGTCGGCATCGGCGCCTCGCTCGGCGGACCGACCGGCTACGCCATCAACCCCGCCCGCGACCTCGGCCCGCGCATCGCCCACGCGCTGCTGCCCATCAAGGGCAAGGGCGCGAGCGACTGGAGCTACGCCTGGATCCCGGTGGCCGGCCCCATCATCGGCGGCATCCTCGCCGGGCTCCTCGCGCCGACGGCCATCGCCGGCATCACGGGCTTCGCGGCCTGA
- the dhaK gene encoding dihydroxyacetone kinase subunit DhaK, translated as MKKLINDPTKTVDEGVAGFAAAHADLVRVVVDPPFVVVRADAPVQGKVGLVSGGGSGHEPLHAGFVGFGMLDAAVPGAMFTSPTPDPILEATKQVDAGAGVLHIVKNYTGDVLNFETAADLALAEGIEVQTVIVDDDVAVKDSLYTAGRRGVAGTLLVEKLAGAAAQRGDSLDQVAEVARTVNRKVRTMGMALSPCTVPHATEPSFTLADDEIEIGIGIHGEPGRERIALEPADRIVDRLMEPILEDLPFAKGDRVVLLVNGMGGTPQSELYIVFRRAAEVLAERGIDLARSLVGSYVTSLEMQGVSITLLQVDDELLGLYDAPVQTAALRWGR; from the coding sequence GTGAAGAAGCTCATCAACGACCCCACCAAGACGGTCGACGAAGGCGTCGCAGGCTTCGCCGCCGCGCATGCCGACCTCGTGCGCGTGGTCGTCGACCCGCCCTTCGTCGTCGTCCGCGCGGACGCGCCCGTGCAGGGCAAGGTCGGCCTCGTCTCCGGCGGCGGGTCGGGCCACGAGCCGCTGCACGCCGGCTTCGTCGGCTTCGGCATGCTCGACGCCGCGGTGCCCGGGGCGATGTTCACCTCGCCGACGCCCGACCCGATCCTCGAGGCGACGAAGCAGGTCGACGCCGGGGCCGGCGTGCTCCACATCGTCAAGAACTACACCGGCGACGTGCTCAACTTCGAGACCGCGGCCGACCTCGCCCTCGCGGAGGGCATCGAGGTGCAGACCGTCATCGTCGACGACGACGTCGCGGTCAAGGACTCGCTCTACACCGCCGGCCGTCGCGGCGTCGCGGGCACCCTGCTCGTCGAGAAGCTCGCGGGCGCTGCCGCCCAGCGCGGGGACTCGCTCGACCAGGTGGCGGAGGTCGCGCGCACCGTCAACCGCAAGGTGCGCACGATGGGCATGGCGCTGTCGCCCTGCACGGTGCCGCACGCGACGGAGCCGAGCTTCACGCTCGCCGACGACGAGATCGAGATCGGCATCGGCATCCACGGCGAGCCGGGCCGCGAGCGCATCGCGCTCGAGCCCGCCGACCGCATCGTCGACCGGCTCATGGAGCCGATCCTCGAGGACCTGCCGTTCGCGAAGGGCGACCGCGTCGTGCTGCTCGTCAACGGCATGGGCGGGACGCCGCAGTCGGAGCTGTACATCGTCTTCCGCCGCGCGGCGGAGGTGCTCGCCGAGCGCGGCATCGACCTCGCGCGCTCGCTCGTCGGCTCCTACGTGACGAGCCTGGAGATGCAGGGCGTGTCGATCACGCTGCTGCAGGTCGACGACGAGCTCCTCGGCCTCTACGACGCGCCCGTGCAGACCGCCGCGCTGCGGTGGGGAAGGTAG
- the dhaL gene encoding dihydroxyacetone kinase subunit DhaL, with protein sequence MSGLDGRWTRRWIEAVAAEVARRKLELTALDRAIGDADHGENLDRGFQAVLGRLEALDDDATPGAVLKLVATTLISTVGGAAGPLYGTAFLKGSMAAGDRAELDAAGLVEVLTAARDGIVARGKAEPGDKTMVDAWTPAVDAAAAAGDDVRAALEAAAAAAAEGAAATEPLVAHKGRASYLGERAIGHRDPGSESTSLMLRAAAETR encoded by the coding sequence ATGAGCGGGCTGGACGGCCGCTGGACCAGGCGCTGGATCGAGGCCGTCGCCGCGGAGGTCGCGCGGCGCAAGCTCGAGCTCACGGCGCTCGACCGCGCGATCGGTGACGCCGACCACGGCGAGAACCTCGACCGCGGGTTCCAGGCGGTGCTCGGCAGGCTCGAGGCGCTCGACGACGACGCGACCCCCGGCGCCGTGCTGAAGCTCGTCGCGACCACGCTCATCTCGACGGTGGGCGGTGCCGCGGGGCCGCTCTACGGCACCGCGTTCCTCAAGGGCTCGATGGCGGCGGGCGACCGCGCGGAGCTCGACGCCGCGGGGCTCGTCGAGGTGCTGACGGCCGCGCGCGACGGCATCGTGGCGCGGGGCAAGGCCGAGCCGGGCGACAAGACGATGGTGGATGCGTGGACGCCGGCCGTGGACGCGGCCGCGGCCGCGGGCGACGACGTGCGGGCCGCGCTCGAGGCGGCTGCCGCAGCCGCGGCGGAGGGCGCCGCCGCGACCGAGCCGCTCGTCGCCCACAAGGGGCGCGCGTCGTACCTGGGGGAGCGCGCCATCGGCCACCGCGACCCGGGCAGCGAGTCCACCTCGCTCATGCTGCGCGCCGCGGCGGAGACCAGGTGA
- the dhaM gene encoding dihydroxyacetone kinase phosphoryl donor subunit DhaM, with protein sequence MSVGLVIVSHSARIAEGVVELAAQMAPTVTIVAAGGTDDGGIGTSFDRVQAALGEADSGDGVVVLCDLGSAVLTTETAIDFAAEPERIRIADAPIVEGAVAAAVAAEAGGSMDEVVAAAEPVAPEPERRADADAGPGDDAASTAEPARLEIVLENEHGLHARPASELVRTVSGFDAAVAVNGVDAKSMLRVLALGLDRGSTVVFEATGPQAADAIDAVGALVRERFGE encoded by the coding sequence GTGAGCGTCGGGCTCGTCATCGTCTCGCACTCCGCCCGCATCGCCGAGGGGGTGGTCGAGCTCGCCGCGCAGATGGCGCCGACGGTGACGATCGTCGCCGCCGGCGGCACCGACGACGGCGGCATCGGCACGAGCTTCGACCGGGTGCAGGCTGCGCTCGGCGAGGCGGACTCCGGCGACGGGGTCGTCGTGCTGTGCGACCTGGGGTCGGCCGTGCTGACGACGGAGACGGCGATCGACTTCGCCGCGGAGCCGGAGCGCATCCGCATCGCCGACGCGCCGATCGTCGAGGGCGCCGTCGCCGCGGCGGTCGCCGCCGAGGCGGGCGGCTCGATGGACGAGGTCGTCGCGGCCGCGGAGCCGGTCGCGCCCGAGCCCGAGCGGCGCGCGGATGCGGATGCCGGCCCTGGCGACGACGCCGCGTCGACGGCGGAGCCGGCCCGCCTCGAGATCGTGCTCGAGAACGAGCACGGGCTGCACGCGCGACCCGCGTCCGAGCTGGTGCGCACGGTGAGCGGCTTCGACGCCGCGGTGGCGGTCAACGGCGTCGACGCGAAGAGCATGCTGCGCGTGCTCGCGCTCGGCCTGGATCGCGGCTCGACGGTCGTCTTCGAGGCGACCGGTCCGCAGGCGGCCGACGCGATCGACGCGGTCGGCGCGCTCGTGCGCGAGCGGTTCGGGGAGTAG
- a CDS encoding GNAT family N-acetyltransferase: MSEQIEIVDNPKAQRFEARVDGALAGFADYRDGEGVRGFPHTEVDPAFGGRGIGSTLVDEALRATIAEGRRIIPQCSFVAARVTADEFAAHVAR; the protein is encoded by the coding sequence ATGAGCGAGCAGATCGAGATCGTCGACAACCCGAAGGCCCAGCGCTTCGAGGCGCGCGTCGATGGCGCGCTCGCCGGCTTCGCCGACTACCGCGACGGCGAGGGCGTGCGAGGCTTCCCCCACACCGAGGTCGACCCGGCGTTCGGCGGCCGCGGCATCGGCTCGACGCTCGTCGACGAGGCGCTGCGCGCGACGATCGCCGAGGGCCGGCGGATCATCCCGCAGTGCTCGTTCGTCGCCGCACGGGTGACGGCGGACGAGTTCGCCGCGCACGTCGCGCGCTAG
- a CDS encoding LysR family transcriptional regulator — protein sequence MQLDPRRILIFRTVAREGSVSGGARALGWTQPAVSQHIRLLEEEVGQALLLRSSTGVTLTEAGARLLRHADGIAGLLGSAEAELRSLAEGAGTVTIAAFPSALADFVPRAIAAARLAVPGLTARVIELEPPEAIEAVLAGDADVAVAFEYDELHDDVQLARIELGEDPSCIVLPLDHELADGSPIELSALAGADWVGGCERCRRHLQSLAADAGFAPTIQFETDDFVAAQSFVAATGSVTLLPTMALRVLTRDDVVVAPLADGSGRTVSLRHRHGAERVPAISTVLGAMQQLWGERTR from the coding sequence ATGCAGCTGGACCCGCGTCGCATCCTGATCTTCCGCACCGTCGCGCGCGAGGGATCGGTCTCCGGCGGCGCCCGGGCCCTCGGCTGGACGCAGCCCGCGGTGAGCCAGCACATCCGCCTGCTCGAGGAGGAGGTCGGTCAGGCGCTGCTGCTGCGATCGTCGACGGGCGTGACGCTCACCGAGGCGGGTGCGCGGCTGCTGCGGCACGCCGACGGCATCGCCGGGCTGCTCGGATCGGCCGAGGCGGAGCTGCGCTCGCTCGCCGAGGGCGCCGGCACGGTCACGATCGCGGCGTTCCCCTCGGCGCTCGCCGACTTCGTGCCCCGCGCGATCGCGGCGGCCAGGCTCGCGGTGCCGGGGCTCACCGCGCGCGTCATCGAGCTCGAGCCGCCGGAGGCGATCGAGGCGGTGCTCGCGGGCGACGCCGACGTCGCGGTGGCGTTCGAGTACGACGAGCTGCACGACGACGTGCAGCTCGCCCGCATCGAGCTGGGGGAGGACCCGTCGTGCATCGTGCTGCCGCTCGACCACGAGCTGGCCGACGGGTCGCCGATCGAGCTCTCGGCGCTCGCCGGCGCGGACTGGGTGGGCGGGTGCGAGCGCTGCCGCAGGCACCTCCAGTCGCTCGCGGCCGACGCCGGCTTCGCCCCGACGATCCAGTTCGAGACCGACGACTTCGTCGCCGCCCAGTCGTTCGTCGCCGCGACCGGCTCGGTGACGCTGCTGCCCACGATGGCGCTGCGCGTGCTCACGCGCGACGACGTCGTGGTCGCGCCGCTCGCGGACGGCTCAGGCCGGACGGTCTCGCTCCGCCACCGGCACGGCGCCGAGCGGGTGCCCGCCATCAGCACCGTCCTCGGCGCGATGCAGCAGCTGTGGGGCGAGCGCACCCGCTGA
- a CDS encoding aspartate/glutamate racemase family protein, giving the protein MDSRDRTLGILGGMSWHSTAAYYRTINEQVAAARGGHASARILLASVDFAEVRDCQVRGDWAAAGAMLAREAAALELAGAGSVAIATNLMHRVADDVAAAVGVPLVHIADAVAHAAGALGARTLGIVGTRWVMSERFYADRLAEHGIGVVVPPADVQPELDRIIFDELTQGVVTDASRAAFRDAFAALAAAGADAIVLACTEIMLLVDAEDAAVPLIDSCAAHADALARIALGQRSAGALAPQLLHRAEDGADGGHPLGAVPVAERDRPA; this is encoded by the coding sequence ATGGACTCGCGCGACCGCACCCTCGGCATCCTCGGCGGCATGAGCTGGCACTCGACCGCCGCGTACTACCGCACGATCAACGAGCAGGTCGCCGCAGCGCGCGGCGGTCACGCGTCGGCGCGCATCCTGCTCGCGAGCGTCGACTTCGCCGAGGTCCGCGACTGCCAGGTGCGCGGCGACTGGGCCGCCGCCGGCGCGATGCTCGCCCGCGAGGCCGCCGCGCTCGAGCTGGCGGGGGCCGGTTCGGTCGCGATCGCCACGAACCTCATGCACCGGGTCGCCGACGACGTCGCCGCCGCCGTGGGCGTCCCGCTCGTGCACATCGCCGATGCCGTCGCGCATGCGGCCGGCGCGCTCGGCGCCCGCACGCTCGGCATCGTCGGTACCCGGTGGGTGATGTCGGAGCGGTTCTACGCCGACCGGCTCGCCGAGCACGGGATCGGCGTCGTCGTGCCGCCGGCCGACGTCCAGCCCGAGCTCGACCGGATCATCTTCGACGAGCTCACGCAGGGCGTCGTGACGGATGCGTCGCGCGCCGCCTTCCGCGACGCCTTCGCCGCGCTCGCGGCCGCGGGCGCCGACGCGATCGTGCTCGCGTGCACCGAGATCATGCTGCTCGTCGACGCCGAGGACGCCGCCGTGCCGCTCATCGACTCGTGCGCGGCGCATGCCGACGCGCTCGCGCGGATCGCGCTCGGCCAGCGGTCAGCGGGTGCGCTCGCCCCACAGCTGCTGCATCGCGCCGAGGACGGTGCTGATGGCGGGCACCCGCTCGGCGCCGTGCCGGTGGCGGAGCGAGACCGTCCGGCCTGA
- a CDS encoding lysoplasmalogenase family protein, producing MSATPLPRPLRLGFWIAGALLAVNLAAATLLALGLGDAGLLEQLRLVLMWAMLPPIWLALIAVGALRHAVGRWHVAAAVLCGLGDGLGATTDLTIVLLGMFLLGHVAYLVALWPTRRRSLAWGPAGIAYAIVGLIAGAIIAIGAGPLALPVVLYALVIAAVAAFAAIDVPGLLGGLLFMVSDLVLGLGLFVLEIPDPLRSIVVLSTYAGAQALLAVSLQQRLALGAAADEDET from the coding sequence ATGTCCGCCACGCCGCTGCCCAGGCCGCTGCGGCTGGGCTTCTGGATCGCGGGCGCGCTGCTCGCCGTCAACCTCGCCGCAGCCACGCTGCTCGCGCTCGGCCTCGGCGACGCCGGGCTGCTCGAGCAGCTGCGGCTCGTGCTCATGTGGGCGATGCTGCCGCCGATCTGGCTCGCGCTCATCGCGGTCGGCGCGCTCCGGCACGCGGTCGGCCGCTGGCACGTGGCCGCGGCGGTGCTCTGCGGGCTCGGCGACGGGCTCGGCGCCACCACCGACCTCACGATCGTGCTGCTGGGGATGTTCCTGCTCGGCCACGTCGCGTACCTCGTCGCCCTGTGGCCCACGCGCCGCCGCTCGCTCGCGTGGGGGCCGGCCGGCATCGCCTACGCGATCGTCGGCCTCATCGCCGGGGCCATCATCGCGATCGGCGCGGGCCCGCTCGCCCTGCCCGTCGTCCTGTACGCGCTCGTGATCGCCGCGGTCGCGGCGTTCGCCGCGATCGACGTGCCGGGGCTCCTCGGCGGGCTGCTCTTCATGGTGAGCGACCTCGTGCTCGGCCTCGGCCTCTTCGTGCTCGAGATCCCCGATCCGCTGCGGTCGATCGTCGTGCTCTCGACCTACGCGGGCGCGCAGGCGCTGCTGGCGGTCAGCCTGCAGCAGCGCCTCGCGCTCGGCGCCGCCGCGGACGAGGACGAGACATAA
- a CDS encoding ATP-binding protein — protein MHDNPFRPGFGISPPMLAGRDALLDEWREVLGLGAWSPYRAALVTGMRGVGKTVLLNALEDEARARDWTVVHGTLHVGLIEVLEHDRLPALLEEQDPEAFSREWTGLTLPQIGGATTQVVQHYPREPRLESMLERLVELAEARGAGLLVSLDEVAASSLDELRRIAIAVQHLQREDRRIAIVAAGVPASIAAALDADGLTFFRRAQQVRLDTLTLAEARAAIEVPVRERGRTIGEAALDMAARASEGYPFLVQSIGARAWEYQPSVTEIVTDAVQHAVHVAHAAMGESVIVPALRGLSGRDRDYLIAMAEDDGPASTIDVAERMGATSGNAGRQRARLLDAGVIVAPERGRVDFAIPRMREHLRAHPHDAQLGLPTAARETFRDGAGATEQPGRELDGPAVG, from the coding sequence GTGCACGACAACCCCTTCCGGCCCGGCTTCGGCATCTCGCCGCCGATGCTCGCGGGGCGCGACGCGCTGCTCGACGAGTGGCGCGAGGTGCTCGGGCTCGGCGCCTGGTCGCCGTACCGCGCCGCGCTCGTCACCGGCATGCGCGGCGTCGGCAAGACCGTGCTGCTCAACGCGCTCGAGGACGAGGCGCGCGCCCGCGACTGGACCGTCGTGCACGGCACGCTGCACGTCGGCCTCATCGAGGTGCTCGAGCACGACCGGCTGCCGGCGCTGCTCGAGGAGCAGGACCCCGAGGCGTTCTCGCGCGAGTGGACCGGCCTCACCCTGCCGCAGATCGGCGGCGCCACCACGCAGGTCGTGCAGCACTACCCGCGCGAGCCGCGGCTCGAGAGCATGCTCGAGCGGCTCGTCGAGCTCGCCGAGGCGCGCGGCGCGGGGCTGCTGGTCTCGCTCGACGAGGTGGCCGCGTCGTCGCTCGACGAGCTGCGCCGGATCGCCATCGCGGTGCAGCACCTGCAGCGCGAGGACCGCCGGATCGCGATCGTCGCCGCCGGTGTGCCGGCCTCGATCGCCGCGGCGCTCGACGCCGACGGCCTCACCTTCTTCCGCCGGGCGCAGCAGGTGCGCCTCGACACCCTCACGCTCGCCGAGGCCCGGGCCGCGATCGAGGTGCCGGTGCGCGAACGCGGCCGCACGATCGGCGAGGCGGCCCTCGACATGGCGGCGCGCGCGAGCGAGGGCTACCCGTTCCTCGTCCAGTCGATCGGTGCGCGCGCATGGGAGTACCAGCCGAGCGTCACCGAGATCGTGACGGACGCCGTGCAGCACGCGGTGCACGTCGCGCACGCCGCGATGGGCGAGAGCGTGATCGTGCCGGCGCTGCGCGGCCTCTCGGGCCGCGACCGCGACTACCTCATCGCGATGGCGGAGGACGACGGACCGGCGTCCACGATCGATGTCGCCGAGCGGATGGGCGCGACGTCCGGCAACGCCGGGCGCCAGCGGGCGCGCCTGCTCGACGCCGGCGTCATCGTGGCGCCGGAGCGCGGGCGCGTCGACTTCGCCATCCCGCGCATGCGCGAGCACCTGCGCGCGCATCCGCACGACGCACAGCTGGGACTGCCGACCGCGGCGCGCGAGACGTTCCGCGACGGCGCCGGTGCGACCGAGCAGCCCGGCCGCGAGCTCGACGGACCGGCCGTCGGCTAG